TTCCATACTATTTTTAATGAATCAGAGAAGACTGATGAATTGGCAGAAGGTTGTCGTAATGCTGGAATTGGATGCATGAATTGCAAAGGTAACTTAAGAGATGTTTTAGTAGATGAATTAGCAGAGATTAGAGCTAAAAGAAAAGAGTTAGAGAAGAATCCCGAACGAATCGATGAGATCTTAGCTGCTGGAGCTAAAAAGGCTAAAAAGGTAGCTCAAGCGACTATGAAGGAAGTCAGAAGCGCAATGAATCTATAATTGAGGTGAAAGTGTAAAGTGAGCTATGAGGTAAAGATAGATGCCTTTGAAGGTCCCATTCCTCTTTTGCTCCATTTAATTAAGAATGATGAGGTAGAGATTTACGATATTTCTATTTCTGAAATTACAAAACAGTATTTAAATTATATAGCAGCGATGCAAGAGTTAAATTTGGAAATTGCCAGTGAATTTTTAATAATGGCTGCTAACTTAATTGAACTTAAATCTGGTATGTTATTACCAGATGAAGATAAAGAGGAAGAAGAGGATGAAATAGACCCAAGACAACAGTTGATTAGAAGGTTATTAGAATATAAAAAGTATAAAGAATTGGCTGACTGCTTAAGAGATTATGAAGACACACAACATAAAAGATATACTAGAAATATAGAAAGTATTTTAGCGGAGATTGACTCTGAAGAGCCAGAGGTAAATCCGTTAGAGAATATGTCTCTTAATGAGTTTGTGTCTACTTTTGAAGAAGTAGTTGTAAAGAGATTACAACAAAAAGATAAGGTAAAAGATAAAAAAAATGAGTCTAAGGATAAATTATCATACTTAAATAGAGAAGAGATATCTATACAAGATAAGATTGAAGATTTAGCCAAAAGAATGAATAAAGAAAAAGAAGTAAATTTTATTGAATTATTTTCGCAAGGCTGTACTAAACTAGAAATTGTGGTTACTTTTATGGCCTTACTAGAATTAATGAAACAGCATAAAGTCAGAATTAAACAAAGCGATGTTTTTAGAGAAATTATTGTCTATTTGGTTGATTAAAGGAGTTGTCAATAATGGATAAAAGTCAAAGAGCTTTAATAGAAGCTTTACTCTTTACGGCAACAGAGCCTTTACAGGTAA
This genomic interval from Selenihalanaerobacter shriftii contains the following:
- a CDS encoding segregation and condensation protein A; its protein translation is MSYEVKIDAFEGPIPLLLHLIKNDEVEIYDISISEITKQYLNYIAAMQELNLEIASEFLIMAANLIELKSGMLLPDEDKEEEEDEIDPRQQLIRRLLEYKKYKELADCLRDYEDTQHKRYTRNIESILAEIDSEEPEVNPLENMSLNEFVSTFEEVVVKRLQQKDKVKDKKNESKDKLSYLNREEISIQDKIEDLAKRMNKEKEVNFIELFSQGCTKLEIVVTFMALLELMKQHKVRIKQSDVFREIIVYLVD